A stretch of the Vibrio aquimaris genome encodes the following:
- a CDS encoding response regulator, with protein sequence MEQHLASVLIVDDNAENRVLLSGLLKPHYRVIVSTGGKQALNICTKKQPDIVLLDVMMPEMDGYEVCEQLKKDPVTCDIPVIFLTAKSEIENEQRGFEVGGVDYIHKPVSPPILLSRINTHLKLKHAVSALEKQNERLEERVKERTYELEMLQNATIGAMASLAETRDNETGNHIRRTQHYVKVLAEELVSMGHYVDELTPESINLLYRSAPLHDIGKVGIPDEVLLKPGRLTSEEFEVMKRHTILGRAVLMSVEDSIDFKCEFLTLAKEIAYSHQEKWDGSGYPEGLRGTDIPLSARLMALADVYDALICERVYKPAFPHDKALEIIAEGEGTHFEPLVVQAFLNIEHVFREIAAKYRDENFDEDVFNSGADDE encoded by the coding sequence GTGGAACAGCATCTGGCTAGTGTTTTGATTGTTGATGACAATGCTGAAAATAGAGTGTTGCTCAGCGGGTTATTAAAGCCACACTATCGTGTGATTGTCTCTACTGGGGGCAAACAGGCGCTAAATATTTGTACAAAAAAACAGCCTGATATCGTATTGTTAGACGTAATGATGCCAGAGATGGATGGTTATGAGGTGTGCGAACAGCTAAAAAAAGACCCCGTAACCTGTGATATTCCGGTAATATTCTTAACCGCCAAGTCTGAAATTGAGAACGAGCAACGGGGCTTTGAAGTTGGGGGAGTCGATTATATCCACAAGCCGGTGAGCCCACCGATATTGCTTTCCCGTATTAATACACACCTGAAATTAAAACATGCGGTTAGTGCTCTCGAAAAGCAAAACGAGCGCTTAGAAGAGCGAGTGAAAGAGCGTACTTACGAGTTAGAAATGTTGCAGAATGCAACGATTGGCGCCATGGCCTCGTTGGCAGAAACTCGTGATAACGAAACAGGAAACCATATTCGCCGGACCCAACATTACGTAAAGGTACTTGCGGAAGAGCTGGTCAGTATGGGGCATTATGTTGATGAGCTAACCCCAGAGTCGATTAATTTGCTCTATCGGTCGGCTCCTCTGCATGACATCGGTAAAGTGGGGATTCCAGACGAGGTCTTGCTCAAGCCGGGCCGCCTGACTTCAGAAGAGTTTGAGGTAATGAAACGCCACACCATCCTTGGCCGAGCGGTGTTGATGTCGGTAGAAGATTCGATCGATTTTAAGTGTGAGTTTTTAACCTTGGCAAAAGAAATTGCTTATAGCCATCAGGAGAAATGGGACGGTAGCGGATACCCAGAAGGGTTAAGGGGCACGGATATTCCTTTGAGTGCTCGTTTAATGGCGCTCGCTGATGTGTATGATGCTCTGATTTGCGAGCGTGTTTATAAACCCGCTTTTCCCCATGACAAGGCACTTGAAATTATTGCAGAGGGCGAGGGCACACATTTCGAACCTTTGGTGGTCCAAGCTTTCCTTAACATAGAACACGTATTTAGAGAAATAGCGGCCAAATATCGAGATGAAAACTTTGACGAAGATGTGTTCAACTCTGGAGCCGATGATGAATAG
- a CDS encoding response regulator — MSLPVLICDDSALARKQMARSLPPALNAEITFAVHGLDALEQLEQNEFKIMFLDLTMPELDGFGTLDEIQARGIDIKVVVVSGDIQPKAKERVMASGAKAFIQKPIDKDILNGVLKELVEPPSQPQMVAPAPLDLPVLKRRDIYREVANVAIGVAADALARHFDVFVHLPLPNVNILEVSELQMALRDLADNDQVSGVCQGFSGEGLAGEALVLLSDSSVCDLKKLMKVPAESEELEELELLMDVSNILVGSFLNGLGKQAEVRFFQSSPELLGQHISIDSIIQNTEGAFQKTMTFEVSYNIDGTAIRCDLLFMFVDESLPLLDDKLSYLMEDF; from the coding sequence ATGTCTTTACCTGTTCTCATCTGTGATGACTCTGCGCTCGCCCGCAAGCAAATGGCGCGATCACTACCCCCCGCTTTAAATGCAGAAATCACTTTTGCTGTCCATGGCCTTGACGCTTTGGAGCAGTTGGAACAGAACGAATTCAAAATCATGTTTCTTGACTTAACCATGCCTGAGCTTGATGGTTTTGGTACCTTAGATGAGATTCAGGCTCGCGGTATTGACATCAAAGTTGTGGTGGTATCGGGTGATATTCAACCCAAGGCGAAAGAACGCGTGATGGCTTCTGGCGCCAAAGCTTTTATTCAGAAGCCTATAGATAAAGACATACTTAATGGTGTGCTGAAAGAGCTTGTTGAACCTCCTTCTCAGCCGCAAATGGTCGCTCCTGCGCCACTTGATCTGCCTGTCCTTAAACGTCGTGATATATACCGAGAAGTAGCAAACGTTGCGATTGGTGTCGCGGCGGATGCGCTCGCACGACATTTTGATGTATTTGTTCACCTTCCACTGCCGAACGTGAATATTTTGGAAGTCAGTGAACTGCAAATGGCGCTGAGAGATTTGGCCGATAACGACCAAGTGTCTGGAGTCTGTCAAGGTTTTAGCGGTGAAGGGTTAGCAGGAGAAGCTCTCGTACTTTTGAGTGACTCGAGTGTGTGTGACCTTAAAAAATTAATGAAGGTGCCTGCTGAAAGTGAAGAGCTTGAAGAACTTGAGCTCTTAATGGATGTGTCGAATATCTTGGTGGGCTCATTCCTTAATGGTTTGGGTAAGCAAGCGGAAGTGCGTTTTTTTCAAAGTTCACCAGAGCTGTTAGGTCAACATATCTCAATAGACTCGATTATTCAAAATACAGAAGGCGCGTTTCAAAAGACCATGACTTTTGAAGTGAGCTACAACATTGATGGTACGGCAATACGCTGTGATTTATTGTTTATGTTCGTTGATGAATCGCTTCCATTACTCGACGACAAGTTATCCTACTTAATGGAGGACTTCTGA